The window CCAGCAGAGCGCGATGCGATCTCATCGCGATCGCGACATCACGCCCGACCGAAGGAGTCCGCGAGAGATCGATCAACACGGCGGCCGGCGGATCCACCTTGGCCCGGGTGATTTCCGGACTACTCCAGCGCCGCCACTCGGCTCGATATCCCAACTCCGCAAGCTCTTTCGCATAAGCGGCCCCCGCAGTCTCGTCGGCATGGACTAACCACACGACCGGTCTCTTTTTTCGCTGAGCAAGCAACCTCGCGGCCCTCTCTTTAGGATCCAATCTCAGTACACTTCCAGCGGCATCTCTGAGAGCTCAAGCGCCTTTCGGTACGAAGCTTATCGGTATTGTCTCCTCATCAAATTGAATCCTGCTGGTGGCGGTTCCCTCGCCGCTACTTCGTCGCCGAATAGCCGGCGCGTTTCTGTCGGCACCGCCTCATGCTAGAAACCCTCGTGAGACAACGGGGTTCCACATGAATACCAATCCAAAAGCCGCGGATATCTCTTCCGAGCGCCTGCAGATACTCGACCACCATTTCCAGAGCCGGTACATCGACTCGGGTAAGATTCCCGGTGCGCTGATAATGATCTTTCGCCGTGGCCACCTCGCCCACTTCAGCACCCTCGGTTTCGCCGACGTCGAGCGCAAGAAGCCCGTGCGGCCCGACACAGTTTTTCGCATCTACTCGATGAGCAAGCCGATTACGAGCGTCGCGTTCATGATGCTGGTCGAGCAGGGGCTGGTCGCACTCGACGATCCGGTACATCGGCTGATTCCCGAATGGCGAGACCTCGGCGTCTATCAGGGCGGCTTCATGGAGACCTTTCGGACCGAACGGCCGCAGCGCCCCATGCTGATAGTCGATCTGCTGCGTCATACTTCGGGGCTGACGTACGGCTTTCAGCAGTCCACCAATGTGGACGCGGCGTATCGTAAGCTCAAGATTGGCGAGCGCACCGGCGAGGGAACGCTCGATGACATGATCGCCCAGCTCGCGAAGGTGCCGCTGGAATTTTCGCCAGGAACCGCCTGGAACTACTCGCACTCCACCGACGTGCTCGGCTATCTGGTCGGAAAGATCTCCGGGGAGCCGTTCGATGAGTTCCTGCGCAAGCGCATTTTCGAACCACTCGGCATGAGCGACACCGGCTTCCATATCCAGCCGGGACAGGAAGAGCGCTTTGCTGCCTGTTACGCGGCTACTCCACGCGGCGGCATGATGCTGTTCGACGATCCAGAGAAGAGCGTTTATCGCAATCGGCCGCGGCTGCTTTCGGGAGGCGGCGGGATGGTCTCGACCGCGGGCGACTACCTGCACTTCGCGCGAATGCTGCTCAACGGCGGCACGCTGGACGGTGTGCAGATATTGAGCCCCAAAACGATTGAACTGATGGCAAGCAACCATCTGCCCGACGGCAAGGACCTGCCGGCGCTTTCGCGCTCGCTATTCAGTGAAGCAATGTTCGACGGGATCGGTTTCGGGCTGGGATTTGCGGTGGTGATCGATCCGCCCAGAACCCTGATTCCCGGCAGCCTGGGGGATTTTTCCTGGGGCGGGGCTGCATCGACTTATTTCTGGATCGATCCGCGCGAAGAATTGACAACGATCTTCATGACTCAGCTCATGCCCTCGACTACCTACACGATTCGGCGCGAGCTGCGCACGCTGGTTTATTCGGGGTTCACCGAATCACGCTGGAGAAGTTAGCCTTCCATGAGTTGACGTGGGAGCTCGGTCGCCGTAGCCGTCGACGGAGAGTGGTCCAGGTACCAAGGGCCTCGTCTCCAGCCGTCGCCTCCCAAACGTCGACCGCCTGCTATCAATGAGAACGCCGAGGTCGGCAGCGGTACACCCAGCCGGCGCCTAG of the Candidatus Binataceae bacterium genome contains:
- a CDS encoding serine hydrolase domain-containing protein, whose protein sequence is MNTNPKAADISSERLQILDHHFQSRYIDSGKIPGALIMIFRRGHLAHFSTLGFADVERKKPVRPDTVFRIYSMSKPITSVAFMMLVEQGLVALDDPVHRLIPEWRDLGVYQGGFMETFRTERPQRPMLIVDLLRHTSGLTYGFQQSTNVDAAYRKLKIGERTGEGTLDDMIAQLAKVPLEFSPGTAWNYSHSTDVLGYLVGKISGEPFDEFLRKRIFEPLGMSDTGFHIQPGQEERFAACYAATPRGGMMLFDDPEKSVYRNRPRLLSGGGGMVSTAGDYLHFARMLLNGGTLDGVQILSPKTIELMASNHLPDGKDLPALSRSLFSEAMFDGIGFGLGFAVVIDPPRTLIPGSLGDFSWGGAASTYFWIDPREELTTIFMTQLMPSTTYTIRRELRTLVYSGFTESRWRS